Proteins encoded in a region of the Sphingomonas sp. HMP9 genome:
- a CDS encoding DUF1328 family protein — MLKLAITFLVIGAVLALLGFGGIGGAFIGIAKILFFIAIALFVIFLVLGLLAGKGIKNAID, encoded by the coding sequence ATGCTGAAGCTCGCAATCACCTTTCTCGTCATTGGCGCCGTGCTCGCGCTGCTCGGCTTCGGCGGCATCGGCGGCGCGTTCATCGGTATCGCCAAGATCCTGTTCTTCATCGCAATCGCGCTGTTCGTGATCTTCCTCGTGCTCGGCCTGCTCGCGGGCAAGGGGATCAAGAACGCGATCGACTGA
- a CDS encoding cisplatin damage response ATP-dependent DNA ligase, translated as MHAFAALLDSLTYTRSRNAKLKLIADYLRATPDPDRGWAMAALTGDLDLKGVKSAVIRGLIEERVDPVLFRMSRDYVGDTAETVALLWPEPTVPVDPTPLSITDVVERLAALSRADAPAALADMLDRSDAGERFALLKMATGALRIGVSARLAKTALADAFGLDVDAVEEVWHGLDAPYPSLFAWAEGTGEQPTPADVPVFRPFMLAHGLEDLRVDLADYAAEWKWDGIRVQIVHVAGETRLYSRTGDDVTASFPEIAAAFRTPGTVDGELLVKGEHQGGTLEDGGGAASFNALQQRLGRKTVSAKMLAEYPAFVRLYDLLIDGEEDLRALPWTDRRKRLEAFMPQLDPERFDLSLVIEADDFTALEAIRATARDAAIEGVMLKRRDSPYVGGRRAGLWYKWKRDPLTADCVMMYAQRGSGRRSSYYSDYTFGCWTEEGELLPVGKAYSGITDEELKMLDSFVRNHTQNRFGPVREVEKTLVLEIAFDSLHDSKRHKSGVAMRFPRIARIRTDKPAVEADRIETLKRMIT; from the coding sequence ATGCATGCCTTTGCCGCCCTGCTCGACTCGCTCACCTACACCCGGTCGCGCAACGCGAAGCTGAAGCTGATCGCGGATTACCTGCGAGCGACGCCCGATCCAGACCGCGGCTGGGCGATGGCGGCGCTGACCGGCGATCTCGATCTCAAGGGCGTGAAGTCGGCGGTGATCCGCGGGCTGATAGAGGAACGCGTCGATCCGGTGCTGTTCCGGATGAGCCGCGATTATGTCGGCGATACTGCGGAGACGGTGGCGCTGCTCTGGCCCGAGCCGACGGTTCCGGTCGATCCCACTCCCTTATCGATCACCGACGTGGTCGAGCGACTGGCGGCGTTGTCGCGCGCGGATGCCCCCGCCGCGCTGGCCGACATGCTCGACCGGTCGGATGCCGGGGAGCGGTTCGCGCTGCTCAAGATGGCGACGGGCGCGCTGCGGATCGGTGTGTCGGCGCGGCTGGCGAAGACCGCGCTCGCCGATGCGTTCGGGCTCGATGTCGATGCGGTCGAGGAGGTGTGGCACGGGCTGGATGCGCCGTATCCGAGCCTGTTCGCCTGGGCCGAGGGGACGGGCGAACAACCGACCCCCGCCGATGTGCCCGTGTTCCGGCCGTTCATGCTCGCGCACGGGTTGGAGGATCTGCGCGTTGATCTGGCCGACTATGCCGCCGAGTGGAAATGGGACGGGATCCGCGTGCAGATCGTCCATGTCGCGGGTGAAACGCGACTCTACAGCCGCACCGGCGACGACGTGACCGCCAGCTTCCCCGAGATCGCGGCCGCGTTCCGGACGCCGGGGACGGTCGATGGCGAGCTGCTGGTGAAGGGTGAGCATCAGGGTGGGACGCTGGAGGATGGCGGCGGTGCAGCCAGCTTCAATGCGCTCCAGCAGCGGTTGGGGCGCAAGACGGTGTCGGCGAAGATGCTCGCGGAGTATCCCGCGTTCGTGCGGCTCTACGACCTGTTGATCGATGGCGAGGAGGATCTGCGCGCCCTGCCCTGGACCGACCGGCGCAAACGGCTGGAAGCGTTCATGCCGCAACTCGATCCCGAACGGTTCGACCTGAGCCTGGTGATCGAGGCGGACGACTTCACCGCGCTGGAGGCGATCCGCGCCACCGCGCGCGACGCGGCGATCGAGGGTGTGATGCTCAAGCGGCGCGACTCGCCCTATGTCGGCGGCCGGCGCGCGGGGCTCTGGTACAAATGGAAGCGCGATCCGCTGACCGCCGATTGCGTGATGATGTATGCGCAGCGTGGCTCCGGGCGGCGATCGTCCTATTATTCGGACTATACGTTTGGCTGCTGGACCGAGGAGGGCGAGTTGCTCCCCGTCGGGAAGGCCTATTCGGGGATCACCGACGAGGAACTGAAGATGCTCGACAGCTTCGTGCGCAACCATACGCAGAACCGGTTCGGCCCGGTGCGCGAGGTGGAGAAGACGCTGGTGCTCGAGATCGCATTCGATTCGCTGCATGATTCGAAGCGGCACAAATCGGGCGTGGCGATGCGCTTTCCACGGATCGCGCGGATCCGGACGGACAAGCCCGCGGTGGAAGCGGACCGGATCGAGACGCTCAAGCGGATGATTACGTAA
- a CDS encoding AcvB/VirJ family lysyl-phosphatidylglycerol hydrolase, producing the protein MNTTKHPRTAAARRWRRGAWVSGILYAIVVLFVYLAGYFDRDPVHVYPAIGVRASGAPPIAVVNFSGDMGLRFLLGASTSRGLTEHGIPVVGITTPALFARHRTRGELDAIVADGVRAALARTGAKRVVVMGQSYGADIVQTGLADLPASLRPRVAGIVLILPGETVFYRADPSGLLYDHGTPDSMGVTTGNRLGWAPLTCIYGVEETDSLCPLLTVAGVRKVGMPGGHNIRHDADGLLGHVLAAIRAVAPDARQPVAQT; encoded by the coding sequence GTGAACACAACGAAACATCCCCGCACGGCGGCGGCACGACGGTGGCGGCGTGGCGCGTGGGTGAGCGGCATCCTATACGCGATCGTCGTGCTGTTCGTCTATCTCGCGGGGTATTTCGACCGCGATCCGGTGCATGTGTATCCCGCTATCGGGGTCCGCGCGTCGGGCGCCCCGCCGATCGCGGTGGTCAATTTCTCGGGCGACATGGGATTGCGGTTCCTGCTCGGTGCGTCGACCTCGCGCGGGCTGACAGAGCATGGAATCCCGGTCGTCGGGATCACCACCCCGGCGCTGTTCGCGCGACATCGGACGCGGGGTGAACTCGATGCGATCGTGGCGGACGGGGTTCGCGCCGCGCTGGCGCGGACGGGGGCGAAGCGGGTGGTGGTGATGGGCCAGTCCTACGGCGCGGACATCGTCCAGACCGGGCTGGCAGACCTGCCGGCGTCGCTGCGGCCGCGCGTTGCGGGAATCGTGTTGATCCTGCCGGGCGAGACGGTGTTCTATCGCGCGGATCCGTCGGGGCTTCTCTACGATCACGGGACGCCCGACAGCATGGGGGTGACGACGGGCAACCGGCTCGGCTGGGCGCCGCTTACGTGCATTTATGGGGTCGAGGAAACCGACAGCCTGTGCCCGTTGCTGACGGTGGCTGGCGTGCGGAAGGTTGGGATGCCTGGGGGGCATAACATCCGTCATGATGCGGATGGACTGCTGGGGCATGTGCTGGCGGCGATACGCGCGGTGGCGCCCGATGCCCGGCAGCCTGTCGCGCAAACCTAG
- a CDS encoding glutaminyl-peptide cyclotransferase, translating to MFGRITIAAGLAFAWPAVLVSSSLPSAAPARVQAATAPDSRLPMLSATIVARYPHDRTAFTEGLLWHDGALYESTGQERQSDVRRISLADGKILARARIDPAQFGEGLALWKDQLVSLTWHDGIAHRWDVRTLKPKGQNRYTGEGWGLTSDARGFIQSDGSESLIMRDPLTLAERSRVAVTIDGRPLRDINELEYVHGAVLANVWHTGFLVRIDPATGKVTAIIDLRPLVAEIAATDPEAVLNGIAWDAKADRLFVTGKYWPTLFEIKIATPR from the coding sequence ATGTTTGGTAGGATAACGATCGCGGCCGGCCTCGCTTTTGCGTGGCCGGCCGTTCTCGTTTCATCGTCGTTGCCGTCGGCAGCGCCCGCCCGCGTGCAGGCGGCCACGGCGCCGGACTCGCGCTTACCGATGCTGTCCGCGACGATCGTCGCCCGCTATCCGCACGATCGTACCGCGTTCACCGAGGGCCTGCTCTGGCACGACGGCGCGCTGTACGAGAGCACGGGGCAGGAGCGGCAATCCGACGTCCGCCGCATCTCGCTCGCCGATGGCAAGATCCTCGCCAGGGCGCGAATCGATCCTGCCCAGTTCGGCGAGGGGCTTGCGCTGTGGAAGGACCAGCTCGTCAGCCTCACCTGGCATGACGGCATCGCGCATCGCTGGGACGTCCGCACGCTCAAGCCGAAGGGCCAGAACCGCTACACCGGCGAGGGCTGGGGGCTGACGAGCGACGCACGCGGCTTCATCCAGTCCGACGGTAGCGAAAGCCTGATTATGCGCGACCCGCTGACGCTGGCGGAGCGCAGCCGGGTCGCGGTGACGATCGACGGCCGGCCCTTACGCGACATCAACGAGCTCGAATATGTTCACGGCGCGGTGCTCGCCAACGTCTGGCACACCGGCTTCCTGGTCCGCATCGATCCCGCCACGGGCAAGGTGACCGCGATCATCGACCTCCGCCCACTGGTCGCCGAAATCGCCGCGACCGACCCCGAGGCGGTTCTGAACGGTATCGCCTGGGACGCTAAGGCCGACCGTCTGTTCGTGACGGGCAAATACTGGCCCACGCTGTTCGAGATAAAAATTGCCACGCCGCGCTAA
- a CDS encoding cold-shock protein, whose translation MGFDKGGRGNRGGRGRDKRDSFGGGDNEFGGGSSFGGGGDRFGGGSSYGGGGGSSYGGGGGSSYGGGGSSFGGGSGGGGGGYRGGGGGGGGGFSGGGGGGGGRGMPPQVVGEGTGVVKFFNAQKGFGFVVRDDGGEDVFVHISAVEQAGMVALAEGQPLGFTLVDRGGRISATDLKIDGEPMAVTDRGPPRDRDAGPGAPRGGDRDGGAGGAQRQLTGEKATGTVKFFNAMKGFGFIQRDDGQPDAFVHISAVERAGMATLNEGDKLEFELEVDRRGKYAAVNLSAGG comes from the coding sequence ATGGGTTTCGATAAAGGTGGCCGCGGGAACCGTGGCGGGCGTGGCCGCGACAAGCGCGACAGCTTCGGCGGCGGCGACAACGAGTTCGGCGGCGGCAGCAGCTTTGGTGGCGGCGGCGACCGGTTCGGCGGCGGTAGCAGCTATGGCGGCGGCGGTGGCTCGAGCTACGGTGGCGGCGGTGGCAGCAGCTACGGCGGCGGCGGTAGCAGCTTCGGTGGCGGCAGCGGCGGCGGCGGCGGTGGTTACCGCGGTGGCGGCGGCGGCGGTGGCGGCGGCTTCTCGGGCGGCGGCGGCGGCGGCGGTGGTCGCGGCATGCCTCCCCAGGTTGTCGGCGAAGGCACCGGTGTCGTAAAGTTCTTCAACGCGCAGAAGGGCTTCGGCTTCGTTGTTCGCGATGACGGCGGCGAGGACGTGTTCGTTCACATCAGCGCAGTCGAGCAGGCCGGCATGGTCGCGCTCGCAGAGGGTCAGCCGCTCGGCTTCACGCTCGTCGATCGCGGTGGCCGTATCTCGGCAACCGACCTCAAGATCGACGGCGAGCCGATGGCCGTCACCGATCGCGGCCCGCCGCGTGACCGTGATGCCGGCCCGGGCGCGCCCCGTGGTGGCGACCGTGACGGTGGTGCAGGTGGCGCACAGCGTCAGCTCACTGGTGAGAAGGCGACCGGTACGGTCAAGTTCTTCAACGCGATGAAGGGCTTTGGCTTCATCCAGCGCGACGACGGACAGCCTGACGCATTCGTCCATATCTCGGCCGTTGAGCGCGCCGGCATGGCGACGCTGAACGAGGGCGACAAGCTCGAGTTCGAGCTCGAGGTCGATCGTCGCGGCAAGTACGCAGCGGTGAACCTGAGCGCAGGCGGCTGA
- a CDS encoding ribonuclease D: protein MTVHLHEGDIPADLFAAGAAIAVDTETMGLITPRDRLCLVQLSDGGPDEHLVRFAAGAGYDAPNLKALLADPARVKLYHFGRFDIAAVQHYLGVVAAPVYCIKIASRLVRTYTDRHGLKELVRELLGQDISKQQQSSDWGSPELSDAQKDYAASDVRFLHRLRTELDKRLIREGRMDLAQACFDFLPTRAALDLAGWPEIDIFAHA from the coding sequence ATGACAGTTCATCTCCACGAAGGCGACATCCCCGCCGACCTGTTCGCGGCCGGCGCCGCGATCGCCGTCGATACCGAAACGATGGGGCTGATCACGCCTCGTGACCGGTTGTGCCTCGTCCAGCTTTCCGATGGCGGCCCCGACGAGCACCTCGTCCGATTCGCCGCGGGTGCCGGCTATGACGCACCGAATCTGAAGGCATTGCTGGCCGATCCCGCGCGCGTGAAGCTCTATCATTTCGGCCGATTCGATATCGCCGCGGTCCAGCATTATCTCGGCGTCGTCGCGGCACCGGTCTATTGCATCAAGATCGCGTCACGGCTGGTGCGGACCTACACCGATCGCCACGGCCTGAAGGAACTGGTCCGCGAACTGCTTGGCCAGGACATCTCGAAGCAGCAACAGTCGTCGGACTGGGGCAGCCCGGAACTGTCGGACGCGCAGAAGGATTATGCCGCGTCCGACGTCCGCTTCCTCCACCGGCTGCGCACCGAACTCGACAAGCGCCTGATTCGCGAAGGCCGAATGGACCTCGCGCAGGCCTGTTTCGACTTCTTGCCAACTCGCGCCGCACTCGATCTCGCGGGCTGGCCCGAGATCGATATCTTCGCGCACGCATGA
- the lptC gene encoding LPS export ABC transporter periplasmic protein LptC — MIEVPPPSPVARRVRTARQDWAAPGGSHDRFVAIARVGLPTAIGVLAAFLVMAPLTAGGDVSFLLDKNKVDVAQERMKTQVARYRGEDTKGQAFTLDAASAIQKSSAEPIVQLNQLAAQIQLTDGPANIKANTGRYDMDTEKVQLFGPLNATAAGGYDLKTTNATIDMKARTLESGGAATGTVQQGTFRANKLHANLEKRTVTLDGNARLRIIPRGPK, encoded by the coding sequence ATGATAGAGGTTCCGCCGCCCTCGCCCGTCGCCCGTCGCGTACGCACCGCGCGGCAGGATTGGGCCGCGCCTGGTGGCAGCCACGATCGCTTCGTGGCGATCGCCCGCGTCGGGTTGCCGACCGCGATCGGCGTGCTGGCGGCGTTCCTGGTGATGGCGCCGCTGACCGCGGGCGGCGACGTCTCGTTCCTGCTCGACAAGAACAAGGTCGACGTCGCGCAGGAGCGGATGAAGACGCAGGTGGCGCGCTATCGTGGCGAGGATACAAAGGGGCAGGCCTTCACGCTCGATGCCGCGTCGGCGATCCAGAAAAGCTCGGCGGAACCGATCGTCCAGCTCAACCAACTCGCGGCGCAAATCCAGCTCACCGACGGCCCCGCCAACATCAAGGCGAACACCGGTCGTTACGACATGGATACCGAGAAGGTGCAATTGTTCGGCCCGCTGAACGCGACCGCGGCGGGCGGCTACGATCTGAAGACCACCAACGCGACCATCGACATGAAGGCACGCACGCTCGAAAGCGGCGGCGCGGCGACGGGTACTGTCCAGCAGGGAACGTTCAGGGCCAACAAGCTGCACGCGAACCTCGAGAAGCGGACCGTGACGCTCGATGGCAATGCGCGCTTGCGGATCATCCCCAGAGGGCCGAAATAG
- a CDS encoding LptA/OstA family protein, with translation MRATHILATQILLGISALSLSTTAVAQQAHNSNAPIDFGADHIELQDKANRAILSGNVAVKQAEMTLNSARMTVAYTGQVIGGNPQVSRLDASGGVIVKRPDQTARSQYAIYDLNRRVITMLGAVTLTQAGNTVNGGRLTMNLDTGRSVIDGSSVAGGSSGGSAASGGTVTQTGDRVTGTFSVPKRN, from the coding sequence ATGCGCGCCACTCACATTCTTGCCACCCAGATTCTTCTGGGGATATCCGCCCTTTCGTTGTCGACGACCGCGGTCGCGCAGCAGGCGCACAATTCCAACGCCCCGATAGATTTCGGCGCGGATCATATCGAGCTTCAGGACAAGGCGAATCGCGCCATCCTGTCGGGTAACGTCGCGGTCAAGCAGGCCGAAATGACGCTGAATTCGGCACGGATGACCGTCGCCTATACCGGCCAGGTGATCGGCGGGAACCCGCAGGTCTCGCGGCTCGATGCGTCGGGCGGCGTGATCGTCAAGCGCCCCGACCAGACCGCGCGAAGCCAATACGCGATCTACGACCTCAATCGCCGCGTCATCACCATGCTGGGGGCGGTGACCCTGACCCAGGCGGGTAACACCGTGAACGGCGGGCGCCTGACGATGAACCTCGACACGGGGCGCTCGGTGATCGACGGCTCCTCGGTCGCGGGGGGCAGCAGCGGCGGTTCGGCCGCGAGCGGTGGCACCGTGACGCAGACGGGCGATCGCGTGACCGGCACCTTCTCGGTTCCCAAGCGCAACTGA
- the lptB gene encoding LPS export ABC transporter ATP-binding protein: MDATTLPPIEDVEPISEPPVSNGLQVVSIAKSYDKRVVLTDVSVSVGRGEVVGLLGPNGAGKTTCFYSVMGLVKPDSGRIMLDGEDITKLPMYRRAILGLGYLPQETSIFRGLTIEKNILTVLELSEPDKAARQRKLDTLLEEFGLTRLRASPAMALSGGERRRAEIARALAADPSIMLLDEPFAGIDPISIADIRDLVKDLKRRDIGVLITDHNVRETLEIVDRAYIIYDGRVLFSGSPAELVADANVRRLYLGEGFSL, encoded by the coding sequence ATGGACGCCACCACGCTGCCCCCGATCGAGGACGTAGAGCCGATTTCCGAGCCGCCGGTGAGCAACGGGTTGCAGGTCGTCTCGATCGCGAAGTCCTACGACAAGCGCGTCGTGCTGACCGACGTGTCGGTGTCGGTCGGGCGCGGCGAGGTCGTCGGACTGCTGGGGCCCAATGGCGCGGGCAAGACGACGTGCTTCTATTCGGTGATGGGACTGGTGAAGCCGGACTCGGGGCGGATCATGCTCGATGGCGAGGATATCACGAAGCTGCCGATGTACCGGCGTGCGATCCTTGGCCTCGGCTATCTGCCGCAGGAGACATCGATCTTCCGCGGGCTCACGATCGAGAAGAACATTCTCACCGTGCTCGAACTGTCCGAGCCGGACAAGGCGGCGCGCCAGCGCAAACTCGACACGCTGCTCGAGGAATTCGGGCTGACCCGGTTGCGCGCTTCACCGGCGATGGCGTTGTCGGGCGGCGAGCGGCGGCGCGCGGAGATCGCGCGGGCGCTTGCGGCGGATCCGTCGATCATGCTCCTCGACGAGCCGTTCGCGGGGATCGATCCGATCTCGATCGCCGACATCCGCGACCTTGTGAAGGACCTGAAGCGCCGCGACATCGGCGTCTTGATCACCGACCACAACGTCCGCGAGACGCTGGAAATCGTCGATCGCGCGTACATCATCTATGACGGGCGCGTGCTGTTCTCCGGTTCGCCTGCCGAACTGGTCGCCGATGCGAACGTCCGCCGCCTGTATCTGGGCGAAGGCTTCTCGCTTTAA
- the rpoN gene encoding RNA polymerase factor sigma-54, with the protein MSLAPRLDIRQSQSLVMTPQLQQAIKLLALSNLEIEGFIAEEVERNPLLEASAAEDGDAPDREPVAQVRDERAAADELVAGTGDGASGGGEPALDVDYATESHQQDSVADGGSGMDGALSMTGSSAGGAGGAGGEDAPDLDAFADTSLSLADHLLAQAGPAVRHEDAFIAAHLIDQIDEAGYLTGSLLDIANRLGVPLVRVEAVLATIQTFDPTGVGARDLSECLALQAKEADRYDPCMARLIDNLDLLARGELTRLKRMCDVDDEDMADMIRELRSYDPKPGCRYGGEPAQSVTPDLFVARINNGTKAGWAIEINASTLPRVLVNRSYYTELSGGQQDKASKAWLSDCLASANWLVKALDQRQRTIIKVATEIVKQQEAFFLKGVAHLRPLTLRQVADAIEMHESTVSRVTSNKYVSCARGLYELKYFFTSAIQSADGGEAVSAQAVKSAIRALIDTEGAKILSDDTLVELLNAKGFDIARRTVAKYREALGIGSSVQRRRARTLEGAG; encoded by the coding sequence ATGAGCCTCGCCCCTCGCCTGGACATTCGCCAGTCGCAGTCGCTGGTGATGACCCCGCAGCTCCAGCAGGCGATCAAGCTGTTGGCGCTGTCGAACCTGGAGATCGAGGGGTTCATCGCCGAAGAGGTCGAGCGCAATCCGCTGCTCGAAGCCAGCGCGGCCGAGGATGGCGACGCCCCCGACCGCGAACCGGTCGCCCAAGTGCGCGACGAGCGCGCGGCCGCCGACGAGCTGGTGGCAGGCACCGGCGATGGGGCCAGCGGGGGCGGCGAACCCGCACTCGACGTCGACTACGCCACCGAAAGCCACCAGCAGGACAGCGTCGCCGACGGCGGCAGCGGGATGGACGGCGCGCTCTCGATGACGGGCTCTAGCGCAGGCGGCGCAGGCGGCGCAGGCGGCGAGGACGCGCCCGATCTGGACGCGTTCGCCGATACCAGCCTCAGCCTCGCGGATCACCTGCTCGCACAGGCCGGTCCCGCGGTCCGCCACGAGGACGCATTCATCGCGGCGCACTTGATCGACCAGATCGACGAGGCGGGCTATCTCACTGGTTCGCTGCTCGACATCGCCAACCGGCTCGGCGTGCCGCTGGTCCGAGTCGAGGCGGTGCTCGCGACGATCCAGACGTTCGACCCGACTGGCGTCGGCGCACGCGATCTTTCGGAATGCCTCGCATTGCAGGCGAAGGAGGCGGATCGCTACGACCCCTGCATGGCGCGGTTGATCGACAATCTCGACCTGCTCGCGCGCGGCGAACTGACGCGACTGAAGCGGATGTGCGACGTCGACGATGAGGACATGGCCGACATGATCCGCGAATTGCGCAGCTACGATCCGAAACCTGGCTGTCGCTACGGCGGCGAGCCTGCGCAGTCGGTGACGCCGGACCTGTTCGTCGCCCGAATCAACAATGGGACCAAGGCGGGCTGGGCGATCGAGATCAACGCCTCCACTTTGCCCCGCGTGCTGGTCAACCGCAGCTATTATACCGAGCTGTCGGGCGGGCAGCAGGACAAGGCGTCGAAGGCGTGGCTGAGCGATTGCCTCGCCAGCGCGAACTGGCTGGTGAAAGCGCTCGACCAGCGCCAGCGGACCATCATCAAGGTCGCGACCGAGATCGTGAAGCAGCAGGAGGCGTTCTTCCTGAAGGGCGTCGCGCATCTCCGCCCGCTGACATTGCGCCAGGTGGCGGACGCGATCGAGATGCACGAATCGACCGTCAGCCGGGTCACGAGCAACAAATACGTCTCGTGCGCGCGCGGACTGTACGAGCTGAAATACTTCTTCACGAGCGCGATCCAGTCGGCGGACGGTGGCGAGGCGGTGTCGGCGCAGGCGGTGAAGTCGGCGATCCGGGCGCTGATCGACACCGAAGGCGCCAAGATCCTATCCGATGACACCTTAGTCGAGTTGCTTAACGCGAAAGGCTTCGACATCGCGCGAAGGACCGTGGCGAAATACCGCGAAGCATTGGGGATCGGAAGCTCCGTACAACGCCGTCGGGCCCGTACACTAGAGGGTGCCGGCTAA
- a CDS encoding DUF418 domain-containing protein, whose protein sequence is MRATEPDGAPRIAVLDILRGIAILGILFMNINDMGGSLWASFGNVRHLGWSQADQIAWWLREVIANGTARCMLELLFGAGMVILTDRAALSVGQRVVMKRYYLRDVLLLGFGIVHLFILLWPGDILHSYAIAALAAFLFRRLRPRWLITIGLVAAVAQLGGAGYFAYYQPLQARAQVSAINAARAAGRPVTADDRKLLAKVATADAKRAKSKADRQARVVAEDKARTGSFATWAAMQWSVTVYLQSQGFELVVFWEAVSVMLIGAALYKLGILQGARSRGFYLRMMLVAYAIAIPLRIVGAIEQTRFDDAPQTIWATVEVAREAMTLGHVGAVCLLVGTGFGATLLRPFIAAGRTALSIYILQTIVCLWILFPPFGLALYGMLGWAGLMATALAINIGLLLLANAYVRRFDIAPVEWAWRSLAEGRALPWRKVSSPPLSGALHRLKGGGT, encoded by the coding sequence TTGCGGGCGACGGAGCCGGACGGCGCACCCCGTATCGCGGTTCTCGACATCCTTCGCGGGATCGCCATCCTCGGTATCTTGTTCATGAACATCAACGACATGGGCGGTTCGCTCTGGGCGTCGTTCGGCAATGTCCGGCATCTCGGCTGGAGCCAGGCCGACCAGATCGCCTGGTGGTTGCGCGAGGTGATCGCGAACGGCACTGCGCGCTGCATGCTCGAACTGCTGTTCGGTGCGGGGATGGTGATCCTCACCGACCGCGCCGCGCTCAGCGTCGGCCAGCGAGTCGTGATGAAGCGCTATTATCTGCGCGACGTGCTGCTGCTCGGGTTCGGAATAGTCCACCTCTTCATCCTGTTGTGGCCCGGCGACATTCTCCACAGCTATGCGATCGCCGCATTGGCCGCGTTCCTGTTCCGGCGGCTGCGGCCGCGCTGGCTGATCACGATCGGACTGGTCGCTGCCGTCGCACAGCTCGGCGGTGCAGGATATTTCGCCTATTACCAGCCGCTGCAGGCGCGCGCGCAGGTCAGCGCGATCAACGCCGCGCGCGCCGCGGGTCGACCGGTCACAGCGGACGATCGGAAGCTGCTCGCCAAGGTCGCGACTGCCGACGCCAAGCGCGCGAAAAGCAAGGCCGACCGGCAAGCGAGGGTCGTCGCCGAGGACAAGGCGCGTACCGGTAGCTTTGCGACATGGGCGGCGATGCAGTGGAGCGTCACGGTCTATCTCCAGTCGCAAGGGTTCGAGCTGGTGGTGTTCTGGGAAGCCGTCAGCGTCATGCTGATCGGTGCCGCTCTCTACAAGCTTGGCATCCTGCAAGGCGCTCGATCGCGCGGCTTTTACCTGCGCATGATGCTGGTCGCCTATGCCATCGCCATTCCGCTGCGGATCGTCGGCGCGATCGAACAGACACGGTTCGACGATGCACCGCAAACGATATGGGCCACCGTCGAAGTCGCGCGCGAGGCGATGACGCTCGGTCATGTCGGCGCAGTCTGCCTGCTGGTCGGCACGGGGTTCGGCGCCACGCTGTTGCGGCCGTTCATCGCGGCCGGCCGGACCGCGCTGTCGATCTACATCCTCCAGACGATCGTCTGCCTGTGGATCCTGTTCCCGCCGTTCGGCCTCGCGCTATACGGCATGCTCGGCTGGGCCGGACTGATGGCGACCGCGCTGGCCATCAATATCGGGCTGTTGCTGCTCGCCAACGCCTATGTCCGTAGGTTCGACATCGCCCCGGTGGAATGGGCATGGCGATCGTTGGCGGAGGGACGCGCGCTGCCGTGGCGTAAGGTGTCATCGCCGCCGCTCTCCGGAGCTTTGCACCGCCTCAAAGGGGGCGGGACTTAG